The following are from one region of the Lepeophtheirus salmonis chromosome 8, UVic_Lsal_1.4, whole genome shotgun sequence genome:
- the LOC121123096 gene encoding replication factor C subunit 4 yields the protein MDAFLKTGKIGVSKDTSAPKASKVSKGPAPWVEKYRPKTVDDVAYQDEVILVLKKSLQGADLPNLLFYGPPGTGKTSTILAACRELFGDAYKDRILELNASDERGISVVRHKIKNFARLTAGGTLPNGKSCPPFKVIILDEADSMTKDAQSALRRTMEKEGKSTKFCLICNYVSRIIEPLTSRCAKFRFKPLEKSILAKRLKFIAEKEMLNIKDTKAIDAFIQTSEGDLRRAITSLQSCSRFSAGKPITEEIILETAGVIPDEWISLLKKACVSNSYEKIESFVDDLIAEGYSAYQLFIQIHEWVMSSEDHDFKDLGKAKIAEALAVNEHRLLEGSNEYLQIMDLCCVIMKEMNK from the coding sequence ATGGATGCATTTCTTAAAACTGGCAAGATAGGAGTATCCAAGGATACTTCTGCCCCAAAAGCATCCAAGGTCTCAAAAGGCCCAGCTCCATGGGTTGAAAAATACAGACCTAAAACAGTAGATGATGTTGCCTACCAGGATGAGGTTATATTAGTCCTTAAGAAGTCATTACAGGGAGCGGATCTTcccaatcttttattttatggacCCCCAGGTACCGGCAAAACATCAACCATACTAGCAGCTTGTCGTGAATTGTTCGGAGATGCATACAAGGATCGTATTCTAGAGTTAAATGCTTCCGATGAACGAGGAATATCAGTTGTcagacataaaataaagaattttgctCGACTAACGGCCGGAGGAACTCTTCCAAATGGGAAGTCCTGTCCTCCTTTTAAAGTTATCATTCTGGACGAAGCGGATTCGATGACAAAGGATGCACAGTCTGCTCTTCGTAGAACTATGGAAAAGGAAGGAAAGTCCACAAAGTTTTGTCttatttgtaattatgtttCACGAATAATTGAGCCTCTAACATCTCGTTGTGCCAAATTCCGTTTTAAGCCCCTCGAAAAAAGCATTCTTGCTAAGCGTTTGAAGTTTATAGCTGAAAAGGAAATGCTTAATATTAAGGACACCAAGGCTATTGATGCATTTATACAGACTTCAGAGGGTGATCTTCGTCGCGCTATTACCTCCCTTCAATCATGCAGTCGATTTTCAGCTGGTAAACCCATCACAGAGGAAATTATATTGGAAACTGCGGGTGTTATACCCGATGAATGGATTTCATTACTTAAAAAGGCATGTGTTTCTAATTCATATGAAAAAATCGAATCATTTGTTGATGATCTCATAGCTGAAGGTTATTCTGCCTatcaattattcattcaaattcATGAATGGGTAATGTCCTCCGAAGATCATGACTTTAAGGATTTAGGAAAGGCTAAAATAGCTGAGGCACTTGCTGTGAATGAACATAGACTCTTGGAAGGATCGAATGAATATCTTCAAATAATGGATCTATGTTGTGTGATTATGAAAGAGATGAATAAGtga